A segment of the Microbacterium luteolum genome:
CACTGCGTCGCCGGCTGGTCGGCGACGGACCTGAGGTGGGAGGGGTGGCGCTTCGACGACGTACTGAACCGGCTCATCCTGCCTCAGACGCTCGAGGGCGAACGCATCGCCTTCCTCGTGTTCATCGGAGCGGACGGCTACCGCTCGATCGTGACCCGGGAGGATGCTGTCCGCGCGAACGTGCTCCTCGCCGACCGGCTCGACGGCGAACCGCTCACGCCGGAGCACGGCGCGCCGATCCGGCTGGTGAGCCCCGATCAGTACGGCTACATCAACACGAAGCACCTGACGCGCATCGAGCTGCATGTCGAGCAACCCGAGCCGATCTTCCATCCGCGACGCAGCGTGCAGCGCGCGCTCCGCGCAGTGCATCCGCACGACCGGGCTCGCGTCTGGCAGGAGGAGCGGCACCGGTACCTCCCCTCATGGCTCACGCGGCCGCTGTACCGGCTCGTCGTGCGGCTGCCTGCTCCGCGAGCCGATCACTAGGGGGCGACGATCATGGCGATCGCGGACGGGAAGCGACCTGGGGAGGGGCTGCGGAAGTCCGGAATCAGATCGTGTCGTCAGCTGCGATCAGATCGATCTGCCAGAACCGGCCGTCCGGATCCTTCTCGTCGTGCGCCTCGTCCGCGGCGGACGCCGCCTCGTCGAAGACCCGCACGAGGGCGGAGAACTCCGCGTCTGTGAGCCGGATGGTCCGCTGTTGGAAGAGGGCGTGGATCTCGGTCGAACGCCCCTCGAAGTACTCCGGCGACCACGCGATCACACGCTGCACGAGGTCCTGATGCTCGGAAGCGATGGCCCGGAGGACGGCGCCGCCGAGTTCCGCGTCGGCGACGGGGTGCTCGGGATCACCGACGCTCATCGCACCCTTGACGTGCGTCCACACCCGGTCGCGTCGGTCCCGTGCACGGTCCGGCGCCTCGACGATCAGACCGGCGTCGGCAAGGGTGCGCAGGTGGAAGCTCGCACTGTTCGGAGCGACGTCGAGCTCGGTGGCGATGTCGGCGGCGCGCAGGTACTCCCGCCGCGCGAACAGTCGCAGGATCTGCCGTCGGAGCGGATGCGTGTAGGCCTTCAGCATCGCCGAAGTCATCCACACCGGATCCTTCTCCGCGTCGACGCCCGCCATGGGCACGAGCATACCCGCACCCGGAGTTGCGCAATGATACTTGCGCAACTCCGCTTGCGCATTTACGATCAGAGCATGACGAGCCTCCGCGCACCGCACCGACTGTGGCGGAATACCCGCTATCTCACCTGGCTCGTCAGCGACACGAGCCGAGGGCTCGCCGCGACGCTGTTCTCCTTCGCGATCCCGCTGCTCGCACTCATCATCACGAACGACCCCGCCCAGGCCGGCGTCATCGGCGGCGCGGGGATGGTCGCCCGTCTGCTGACGACCCTGGCCGGTGGGATCCTCGCCGACCGTCACGGGCGCATCCGTCTCATGCTGATCGGTTCGCTGCTCGGCATCCTGCTGGCGGGAGCATTCACGCTGCTCGCCATCGGCGACGCCCTCACCTTCGGCTCGCTGCTCACCATCGAAATCCTCCTGGCGGCCCGCAGCGGACTTTTCGACGTCGCCGGAGAGAGCGCGATCAAGGAGATCGTCCCGGACGAGGCGATGGGGCGGGCGCAAGCGGCGAATCAGGGGCGGGATGCTGCGTTGCAGCTCGCCGGCGGACCGATCGGCGGCCTGCTGCTCGGTGTCGGCGGGTGGCTGGTCGGCGTCGCCATGACGTTGTGCCACGCGATCGCCGCCGTGTCGGCCTGGGCGCTCGGACGCGAGGCTCGGCACGCAGGGATCGTCGACGCGGGAGCGGAGGCGGAACCCGCACTGCCGGCGCGCGCGAAGCCGAACGCCTGGGCGGAGCTGCGCGAGGGTTTCGTCTGGTTGTTCTCACGCCCCGACCTCGGCGGGGTGCTACTGATCATCACGGTCATCAACCTGGGCTTCAATGCCGCGATCACCACCGTCATGTACGGACTGCAGCAGGACGGATACTCGACGTTGCTGATCGGCACGCTGGGCGCCGGGGTCGGCGCCGTCATGCTGGTCGGTGCCGTCGTGGCCCCCTTGCTCGTGCCGCGCTTCAGCGCGGGGCTCATCACCGTCGTCGGGCTCTCCGGCGCCACCGTCGGCGCCGTCGCCCTCTCGATGGTCACCGAACCCTGGGCGATCGTCCTGGTGCTGGGGGCATCGGTATTCCTGCTCCCCGCGCTCAACGCGTCGATGATGGGCTACTTCATGGTCGCGACTCCGACCGAGCTTCTCGGCCGGGCGAACAGCGCCGCCGGCGTGCTCGGCATGGGCGCCCTGCCGCTCGCGCCGCTCATCGCCGGGTTCGGTCTCACCTGGGTCGGGCGGGAGTGGACGCTGCTGGCGTGCGCCGGGCTCTGCCTGATCGCTGTCGCCCTCGCCCTCGGCAACCGCGCGCTCCGTGCACTGCCCGTCGAGTCGCAGTGGGCCGCGCACGCGAAACAGTACGAATCGGCCTGATCGGCGTCAGATGGCGCCGGTGAGCGCCGCGATCCCGAGGAGCACCGAGACCAGCGCGAGCACGAGGGCGATCGAGATGAGCACGACATGCACGGTGAGGAACGTCGTCGCCTTGCCGTTCTCGTCGCGCGCACGCGGATCCCTTGCGACCCGCTTGTAGAACTGCGGCCACACGATCGCGTTGAAGGCGGCGTTGAGGAAGAGCACGATGGCGAGGGGGATCACTCCTCCACCGTAGCGACTGCGGGAATTCTTGGACGCGGACATGTATCAGGATGCTCTTGCCGTGCTCCTGGTAGGTGTGATCACAATGGGCTTCATGATCGACGGTGCACCCGGCGCCGCTCTCGATCCTGCTTCGGGCGGTGGCCCTGCGCGCTGGCAGCGAGCCGCGGACCTGTTCGACGCATGGCGCGAGGGCGACGGTCACGCGATGGACGAGCTCGTGCGTCTGATGACGCCCGTGCTCTGGCACGTCGTGCGCGCCTACGGCCTCGAGCGCACCCTCGCCGAAGACGCCGTGCAGACGACGTGGCTGCAGCTCGTGCGCGGGCACGGCTCGATCGCAGACCCGCGGGCCGTGTCGGCCTGGCTCACCACCACCGCGCGACGCGAAGCCTGGAAGGTGGGCAAGGCGAACGGCCGCGTGGACACGACGGATGCCGACGACCTCGACGCCCTGCTCCCCGAGCAGGTCTCCGCCGAGGAGCACGCGACCATCGGCGACGAGAACCGCCGGCTCTGGTCGGCGGTGCGACGACTCGCCGAACGCTGCCAGCGCCTGCTGCGCGTGATCGCGTTCGAGGAGCGGCCCGACTACGCACGGATCGCCGCTGACCTCGGAATGCCGGTCGGCAGCATCGGACCGACCCGCAACCGCTGCCTCGCCAAGCTGCGCGCCCTCTTGGACGCGCCGCCCGCGCCGAAGACGGGAGGACTCTCATGAGCGACCACGAGGACGCCGAGGTCTTCGCCCGACTGCGCACGCTCTGGCGCGAGGTCGACCCGGTGCCCGCCGACCTGATCGACCGCATGGTGGCGGCGGTCGCCGCCGACGGCCTCACGCGCGAGTACGCCCTGCTCACCCTGGTCGAGGGAGAGCTCGGCGCGGTGCGCGGCGAGGCGGATGCCCTCACGCTGCAGTTCAGCGACGGCACCACCAGCATCCTGCTGCACGTCACGACCACGGCCACTGGCCGACGGAGGGTCGACGGGTGGGTCGACACGGCCACGGCCGAGATCGTGCTGACCCAGGGGGAGAGATCGGCGACGACGTCTCCGGCCGAGACCGGGCGCTTCGTCTTCGACGAGGTGCCGGCCGGCCTCACCCGCGTGCGACTGACGACGGGCGACGGCGACGCGACGCGCACGCTGTCGACCCCGCAGTTCGAGCTGTGACGCCGGGCGCTGCCCGTCGATGACACCGCGGGGAGACCCGCACGGAGAGGATGATCCATGGAGCAGCCCAAGGGATGGAGCTGGCAGGACCGCGCGGAGGGTTCGATCCGCCGTGGCACGGCTCTGGATCCGAGTCTCGAGCCGGTCGACGGCATCCGCGCCTTCCCGACCGCGTACCTGCCGCAACGGCTGCTGATCACCCGG
Coding sequences within it:
- a CDS encoding molybdopterin-dependent oxidoreductase, with the protein product MSGSPHRLPPGQRAVVGFPRFGIDLHAPPPVTASEISIVVGGDVAEALVISDALLGSLPRTAVDADLHCVAGWSATDLRWEGWRFDDVLNRLILPQTLEGERIAFLVFIGADGYRSIVTREDAVRANVLLADRLDGEPLTPEHGAPIRLVSPDQYGYINTKHLTRIELHVEQPEPIFHPRRSVQRALRAVHPHDRARVWQEERHRYLPSWLTRPLYRLVVRLPAPRADH
- a CDS encoding ArsR/SmtB family transcription factor; the protein is MAGVDAEKDPVWMTSAMLKAYTHPLRRQILRLFARREYLRAADIATELDVAPNSASFHLRTLADAGLIVEAPDRARDRRDRVWTHVKGAMSVGDPEHPVADAELGGAVLRAIASEHQDLVQRVIAWSPEYFEGRSTEIHALFQQRTIRLTDAEFSALVRVFDEAASAADEAHDEKDPDGRFWQIDLIAADDTI
- a CDS encoding RNA polymerase sigma factor, which translates into the protein MIDGAPGAALDPASGGGPARWQRAADLFDAWREGDGHAMDELVRLMTPVLWHVVRAYGLERTLAEDAVQTTWLQLVRGHGSIADPRAVSAWLTTTARREAWKVGKANGRVDTTDADDLDALLPEQVSAEEHATIGDENRRLWSAVRRLAERCQRLLRVIAFEERPDYARIAADLGMPVGSIGPTRNRCLAKLRALLDAPPAPKTGGLS
- a CDS encoding SCO4848 family membrane protein, whose translation is MIPLAIVLFLNAAFNAIVWPQFYKRVARDPRARDENGKATTFLTVHVVLISIALVLALVSVLLGIAALTGAI
- a CDS encoding MFS transporter: MTSLRAPHRLWRNTRYLTWLVSDTSRGLAATLFSFAIPLLALIITNDPAQAGVIGGAGMVARLLTTLAGGILADRHGRIRLMLIGSLLGILLAGAFTLLAIGDALTFGSLLTIEILLAARSGLFDVAGESAIKEIVPDEAMGRAQAANQGRDAALQLAGGPIGGLLLGVGGWLVGVAMTLCHAIAAVSAWALGREARHAGIVDAGAEAEPALPARAKPNAWAELREGFVWLFSRPDLGGVLLIITVINLGFNAAITTVMYGLQQDGYSTLLIGTLGAGVGAVMLVGAVVAPLLVPRFSAGLITVVGLSGATVGAVALSMVTEPWAIVLVLGASVFLLPALNASMMGYFMVATPTELLGRANSAAGVLGMGALPLAPLIAGFGLTWVGREWTLLACAGLCLIAVALALGNRALRALPVESQWAAHAKQYESA